In the genome of Pseudorca crassidens isolate mPseCra1 chromosome 12, mPseCra1.hap1, whole genome shotgun sequence, one region contains:
- the GGT5 gene encoding glutathione hydrolase 5 proenzyme isoform X1, which translates to MAQGHGATVSMVLLGLGLALAIIVPIVVVSWHRVHCGPQAFAHAAVAADSKICSDIGRAILQQHGSPVDATIAALVCTGVVNPQSMGLGGGVIFTIYNASTGKVEVINARETVPASHVPGLLDQCKQAQPLGTGAQWIGVPGELRGYAEAHHRHGHLPWAQLFRPTIALLRGGLRVPRILSRFLHSSYLRPSLHASPLRQLFFNGTEPLSPHDPLPWPALAATLETVAAEGAEALYTGRLGQMLLEDVAKEGSLLTPQDLASFRPEVVDALEVPLGDYTLYSPPPPAGGAILSFVLNVLKGFNFSAESVARPEGRVNLYHHLVETLKFARGQRWRLWDPRSHPEVQNASQDLLGEALAQHIHQQIDTRGDHQLSHYSLAETWSHRMGTAHVSVLGEDGSAVSATSTINTPFGAMVYSPRTGILLNNELLDLCWRHRRGSGVTPPPVPGERPPSSMVPSILVNAAQGSKLVIGGAGGELIISAVAQAIMNKLWLGLDLQAAIAAPILHVDSKGRVEYEPSFSQDLNSENLDLTAWNPENPEPTALSSLEGGEEGAPVPGPEPDREARFPERGPGRVPGRGLRVRRSGPQEGWGALRLLKRLLPPQSWDPTQHTSRLAWSGRIWTPWLDGQPGASRGGDSPADGRLWGPSPALPEPLWPCPDPSNLPRPLTQDWAPAPRNPIPHLCIFQSKIKEKAAPRLIQGRGGEGTFRKHVQ; encoded by the exons AGCCATCCTCCAGCAGCACGGCTCACCCGTGGATGCCACCATCGCGGCTCTGGTCTGCACCGGGGTTGTCAACCCCCAGAGCATGGGCCTGGGTGGaggggtcatcttcactatctaCAATGCGTCCACAG GGAAGGTGGAGGTCATCAACGCCAGGGAGACGGTACCCGCCAGCCACGTCCCAGGTCTGCTGGACCAGTGCAAGCAGGCCCAGCCTCTGGGCACAG GTGCCCAGTGGATCGGGGTGCCTGGGGAGCTCCGTGGCTACGCTGAGGCCCACCACCGCCACGGCCACCTGCCCTGGGCGCAGCTCTTCAGGCCCACCATCGCGCTGCTCCGGGGGGGCCTCCGCGTGCCCCGCATCCTCAGCCGCTTCCTGCATAGCAGCTACCTGCGCCCTTCTCTGCACGCATCGCCCCTGAG gcagctCTTCTTCAATGGGACAGAACCCCTGAGTCCTCATGACCCACTCCCGTGGCCCGCGCTGGCCGCCACCCTGGAGACCGTGGCTGCGGAAGGCGCAGAGGCCCTCTACACAGGGAGGCTGGGCCAGATGTTGCTGGAGGACGTTGCCAAGGAAG ggagcctgctgaccCCGCAGGACCTGGCATCATTCCGGCCTGAGGTGGTGGACGCCCTGGAGGTGCCCCTGGGAGACTACACCCTGTACTCACCGCCACCGCCTGCAGGGGGCGCGATTCTCAGCTTTGTCCTCAATGTGCTCAAAG ggttCAACTTTTCCGCGGAGTCAGTGGCCAGGCCCGAGGGGAGGGTGAACTTGTACCATCACCTCGTGGAGACGCTCAAGTTTGCTAGGGGGCAGAGGTGGCGGCTGTGGGACCCTCGAAGCCACCCGGAGGTCCAG AACGCCTCCCAGGACCTGCTGGGGGAGGCTCTGGCCCAGCACATCCACCAGCAGATCGACACCCGGGGTGACCACCAGCTCAGCCACTACAGCCTGGCCGAGACCTGGAGCCACAGGATGGGCACGGCCCACGTGTCCGTGCTGGGGGAGGATGGCAGCGCTGTGTCTGCCACCAGCACCATCAATACGCC CTTTGGAGCCATGGTGTACTCACCGCGCACGGGCATCCTCCTCAACAACGAGCTCCTGGACCTGTGCTGGAGGCACCGGCGGGGCTCCGGAGTCACCCCACCTCCCG TTCCAGGTGAGCGGCCCCCTTCATCCATGGTCCCCTCCATCTTGGTCAACGCAGCCCAGGGGTCGAAGCTGGTGATCGGCGGGGCTGGCGGGGAGCTCATCAtctctgctgtggcccag GCCATCATGAACAAGCTGTGGCTGGGCCTTGACCTGCAAGCTGCCATTGCAGCCCCCATCCTGCACGTGGACAGCAAGGGCCGGGTAGAGTACGAGCCCAGCTTCAGCCAG GACCTCAACTCTGAGAATTTGGACCTGACAGCCTGGAATCCAGAGAACCCCGAGCCCACGGCCCTCAGCTCCCTGGAAG gaGGTGAAGAAGGGGCTCCAGTACCGGGGCCAGAGCCAGACCGAGAGGCCCGTTTTCCTGAACGTGGTCCAGGCCGTGTCCCAGGACGGGGCCTGCGTGTACGCCGCAGCGGACCCCAGGAAGGGTGGGGAGCCCTCAGGCTACTAAAgaggctcctccctccccagagctGGGATCCCACCCAGCACACGTCCAGGCTAGCCTGGTCCGGCAGAATCTGGACCCCTTGGCTGGACGGTCAGCCTGGGGCTTCAAGAGGTGGGGACAGCCCAGCAGATGGACGGCTGTGGGGGCCgagccctgccctcccagagccCCTGTGGCCCTGCCCTGACCCCTCCAACCTCCCCAGGCCTCTCACCCAGGACTGGGCCCCCGCTCCCCGAAACCCCATTCCCCACCTGTGTATCTTCCAGTCCAAGATTAAAGAAAAGGCTGCACCACGCCTGATTCAGGGTCGAGGTGGGGAGGGGACCTTCAGAAAGCACGTGCAGTGA
- the GGT5 gene encoding glutathione hydrolase 5 proenzyme isoform X2 has product MAQGHGATVSMVLLGLGLALAIIVPIVVVSWHRVHCGPQAFAHAAVAADSKICSDIGRAILQQHGSPVDATIAALVCTGVVNPQSMGLGGGVIFTIYNASTGKVEVINARETVPASHVPGLLDQCKQAQPLGTGAQWIGVPGELRGYAEAHHRHGHLPWAQLFRPTIALLRGGLRVPRILSRFLHSSYLRPSLHASPLRQLFFNGTEPLSPHDPLPWPALAATLETVAAEGAEALYTGRLGQMLLEDVAKEGSLLTPQDLASFRPEVVDALEVPLGDYTLYSPPPPAGGAILSFVLNVLKGFNFSAESVARPEGRVNLYHHLVETLKFARGQRWRLWDPRSHPEVQNASQDLLGEALAQHIHQQIDTRGDHQLSHYSLAETWSHRMGTAHVSVLGEDGSAVSATSTINTPFGAMVYSPRTGILLNNELLDLCWRHRRGSGVTPPPVPGERPPSSMVPSILVNAAQGSKLVIGGAGGELIISAVAQAIMNKLWLGLDLQAAIAAPILHVDSKGRVEYEPSFSQEVKKGLQYRGQSQTERPVFLNVVQAVSQDGACVYAAADPRKGGEPSGY; this is encoded by the exons AGCCATCCTCCAGCAGCACGGCTCACCCGTGGATGCCACCATCGCGGCTCTGGTCTGCACCGGGGTTGTCAACCCCCAGAGCATGGGCCTGGGTGGaggggtcatcttcactatctaCAATGCGTCCACAG GGAAGGTGGAGGTCATCAACGCCAGGGAGACGGTACCCGCCAGCCACGTCCCAGGTCTGCTGGACCAGTGCAAGCAGGCCCAGCCTCTGGGCACAG GTGCCCAGTGGATCGGGGTGCCTGGGGAGCTCCGTGGCTACGCTGAGGCCCACCACCGCCACGGCCACCTGCCCTGGGCGCAGCTCTTCAGGCCCACCATCGCGCTGCTCCGGGGGGGCCTCCGCGTGCCCCGCATCCTCAGCCGCTTCCTGCATAGCAGCTACCTGCGCCCTTCTCTGCACGCATCGCCCCTGAG gcagctCTTCTTCAATGGGACAGAACCCCTGAGTCCTCATGACCCACTCCCGTGGCCCGCGCTGGCCGCCACCCTGGAGACCGTGGCTGCGGAAGGCGCAGAGGCCCTCTACACAGGGAGGCTGGGCCAGATGTTGCTGGAGGACGTTGCCAAGGAAG ggagcctgctgaccCCGCAGGACCTGGCATCATTCCGGCCTGAGGTGGTGGACGCCCTGGAGGTGCCCCTGGGAGACTACACCCTGTACTCACCGCCACCGCCTGCAGGGGGCGCGATTCTCAGCTTTGTCCTCAATGTGCTCAAAG ggttCAACTTTTCCGCGGAGTCAGTGGCCAGGCCCGAGGGGAGGGTGAACTTGTACCATCACCTCGTGGAGACGCTCAAGTTTGCTAGGGGGCAGAGGTGGCGGCTGTGGGACCCTCGAAGCCACCCGGAGGTCCAG AACGCCTCCCAGGACCTGCTGGGGGAGGCTCTGGCCCAGCACATCCACCAGCAGATCGACACCCGGGGTGACCACCAGCTCAGCCACTACAGCCTGGCCGAGACCTGGAGCCACAGGATGGGCACGGCCCACGTGTCCGTGCTGGGGGAGGATGGCAGCGCTGTGTCTGCCACCAGCACCATCAATACGCC CTTTGGAGCCATGGTGTACTCACCGCGCACGGGCATCCTCCTCAACAACGAGCTCCTGGACCTGTGCTGGAGGCACCGGCGGGGCTCCGGAGTCACCCCACCTCCCG TTCCAGGTGAGCGGCCCCCTTCATCCATGGTCCCCTCCATCTTGGTCAACGCAGCCCAGGGGTCGAAGCTGGTGATCGGCGGGGCTGGCGGGGAGCTCATCAtctctgctgtggcccag GCCATCATGAACAAGCTGTGGCTGGGCCTTGACCTGCAAGCTGCCATTGCAGCCCCCATCCTGCACGTGGACAGCAAGGGCCGGGTAGAGTACGAGCCCAGCTTCAGCCAG gaGGTGAAGAAGGGGCTCCAGTACCGGGGCCAGAGCCAGACCGAGAGGCCCGTTTTCCTGAACGTGGTCCAGGCCGTGTCCCAGGACGGGGCCTGCGTGTACGCCGCAGCGGACCCCAGGAAGGGTGGGGAGCCCTCAGGCTACTAA